A window of Phycisphaerae bacterium genomic DNA:
TAGGCATAGCTGTTGCCGTAGCATTCGCCCTGCATGTCCTTGAAGTTCGGGGCAGGGTATGAGGAGTCCATGCCGCCCCACCAGTTCACGTAGGTCGTCTCATCAGTGTTAAACTCGAAGGCCAGGTCGGCCCCGGTCAGGCCGGTGGTGACCCACAGCGCTCCCGCCGGACCCACCTCGGTTTTGTAGTCCGCGATGTTGGCCGTGTTCTTGTAGCCGCAGTAGGTCGTCCTGTCGTTGTCGACGTCCATGTAGAGGCCCGGCCACACGTCGCCGCCGCTGATATAGTCGGCCCACGTCATGCTTCCCGCCAGTTCCATGAAGAAGTAGATGTTCGTCCCGTCCGACTTGGCGCCCCACCTCGCCATGGAAGCGGTGTTGGTGGGGGTGAGGTCGCTCGTGGAGTCGGTGCAGATGTACCCGTCCCACTCGCCGGCATCGATCACGCCGTCCACCGTGATCGCCGTCGCGCTGCCCACCAGGGCCAGCGTCGCGGCGATGGTCAAGAGAGTAGCCAGTTTTCTCATCGCTTGCTCCTTTACAGGACTCTCAGTCCTTTTTCCTCCCACGCGTGCGGAAAACCACTTTCCGACCCACCGCGGGGTTGTCAACAAGACCAACTCGGGTCACGGAACCGCAGGTTCTATGCAAAGCGGATGATCCGCGCGGACCTTCTCCGCCAGGAATACCCCTTGTGAGGCACGCCAACCATCGCTCCGGGTATCCAGCGGCTACAGTCACCCTGACCGTATCTCCACCACAACCGCACTCCGGCAGATCCACCGACCCAGG
This region includes:
- a CDS encoding PEP-CTERM sorting domain-containing protein; this encodes MRKLATLLTIAATLALVGSATAITVDGVIDAGEWDGYICTDSTSDLTPTNTASMARWGAKSDGTNIYFFMELAGSMTWADYISGGDVWPGLYMDVDNDRTTYCGYKNTANIADYKTEVGPAGALWVTTGLTGADLAFEFNTDETTYVNWWGGMDSSYPAPNFKDMQGECYGNSYAYSGLVMEIAIPIDGGGNLGYNEAVAGARTSPLTPLTPSDYIVVGSIVQGDIDGVITSGNDMGCPTAIAIDPTNKPLLGGDATLDGAVTAGDLAILAASYGASYPASWMMGDFNRDAAVTAGDLAILAANYGSSAAPPAATPEPATLGLLALGVLGLLRRR